From Desulfurellaceae bacterium, the proteins below share one genomic window:
- a CDS encoding SDR family oxidoreductase: MAKNTVLVAGASGLVGYAAVRHFSSLPDWDVVAVSRRAPHSQDGVRFVSVDLTDATRCTEVFSQMREVTHVVYAAVNEKPGLIEGWIDPQQMQTNRSMLVNLFEPLEAVAKNLEHVSVLQGTKAYGAHIEPFPVPARERWLRHPHENFYWLHEDYIKDKQQGKAWHWSIWRPQLIFGEAIGSNLNVITPIGVYAALLKEQGQPLSYPGGAPYVFEAIDVDVLAHALEWAATADTSRNQIFNITNGDVYVWENVWPVLAEAFGMEVGLREPCSMVEELPKRQDEWAAIVKKYNLTAPADVQEFVGESAALADFSLAYGRDEPPPSMLVSTIKLRQAGFHECMDTEDMFRKWIKRFQELRWLPPLGV, from the coding sequence ATGGCAAAGAACACCGTGCTCGTTGCCGGAGCGTCCGGTCTGGTCGGCTATGCCGCAGTCCGGCATTTTTCCAGCCTGCCGGACTGGGATGTGGTAGCCGTTTCCCGCCGCGCGCCTCACAGCCAGGACGGCGTGCGCTTCGTGTCGGTCGATCTGACCGACGCCACACGCTGCACCGAGGTCTTCAGCCAGATGCGCGAGGTGACCCATGTCGTCTATGCGGCGGTGAACGAGAAACCGGGCCTGATTGAGGGCTGGATTGACCCGCAACAGATGCAGACCAACCGCAGCATGCTGGTCAACCTGTTCGAGCCGCTCGAAGCCGTGGCCAAAAACCTGGAGCACGTCTCGGTGTTGCAGGGCACAAAAGCCTACGGCGCGCATATTGAGCCCTTCCCCGTCCCGGCCCGCGAGCGCTGGCTGCGCCACCCGCACGAAAACTTCTACTGGCTGCACGAGGACTACATCAAAGACAAACAGCAGGGCAAAGCCTGGCACTGGTCCATCTGGCGTCCGCAGCTCATTTTTGGCGAGGCCATAGGCAGCAATCTGAATGTGATCACCCCGATTGGCGTGTACGCAGCTCTCCTGAAAGAACAGGGCCAGCCCCTGTCCTACCCCGGCGGCGCGCCCTATGTCTTTGAGGCGATCGACGTCGATGTGCTGGCCCACGCCCTGGAATGGGCGGCCACGGCCGACACCAGCCGTAACCAAATCTTTAACATCACCAACGGCGATGTGTACGTGTGGGAAAACGTGTGGCCGGTGCTGGCCGAGGCCTTCGGCATGGAAGTCGGTCTGCGTGAGCCGTGTTCGATGGTCGAAGAGCTGCCCAAACGCCAGGACGAGTGGGCGGCGATTGTGAAAAAATACAATCTCACCGCCCCGGCCGATGTGCAGGAGTTTGTCGGAGAATCCGCAGCCCTGGCCGATTTCAGCCTGGCCTACGGCAGGGACGAGCCGCCGCCCTCCATGCTGGTCAGCACGATCAAGCTGCGCCAGGCCGGCTTCCACGAGTGCATGGATACCGAGGATATGTTCCGCAAATGGATCAAGCGCTTTCAGGAACTGCGCTGGCTGCCGCCGCTAGGAGTCTGA
- a CDS encoding pyridoxal phosphate-dependent aminotransferase, producing MNLNVRGLRQSATLAVNARSNALYKEGRRIYKMGLGQSPFPVPTEVVDALTLHASEKDYLPVMGLPALREAVAEFHRKKDRIDAQAEGVLVGPGSKELLFLLQLTFYGELLVPSPSWVSYVPQARIIGRPIRLIPTRYADNWRVTPRQLAAICQEDADRPRLLVLNYPGNPEGGSYSADELQELAAVARRFGVILLSDEIYGQLHHRGEHVSVARFYPEGTIVSSGLSKWCGAGGWRLGTFTFPPDLAWLMEAMAAVASETYTSVSTPIQFAAVRAFKDGLAIERYLWHVRRILAGLGQRCAESLRQAGARVQPPVGAFYLFPDFSPFGERLAERGIQDSNSLCERLLEETGVAVLPGVAFQRPAEELTARLAYVNFDGAKALSASETIPLDQPLSDDFFNRWCGDVLEATQRIVEWAATPARHMVAA from the coding sequence CTGAACCTGAATGTCCGTGGACTGCGACAGTCTGCCACTCTTGCTGTCAACGCACGCAGTAACGCCCTGTATAAAGAAGGGCGGCGCATCTACAAAATGGGGCTCGGCCAGTCCCCGTTTCCGGTGCCGACCGAGGTGGTTGACGCCCTGACGCTGCACGCCAGCGAAAAAGACTATCTGCCGGTGATGGGGCTGCCCGCTCTGCGCGAAGCAGTAGCCGAGTTCCATCGCAAAAAAGATCGAATTGATGCCCAGGCCGAGGGCGTCCTGGTCGGGCCCGGCTCCAAGGAGCTGCTGTTCCTGTTGCAGCTGACCTTTTACGGCGAACTCCTCGTTCCCTCCCCATCCTGGGTGTCGTACGTGCCGCAGGCCAGGATCATTGGGCGGCCCATCCGGCTGATCCCGACCCGCTATGCCGACAACTGGCGGGTGACGCCACGGCAGCTGGCCGCCATCTGTCAGGAGGACGCTGACCGGCCGCGTCTGCTGGTGCTGAACTATCCGGGGAATCCCGAGGGCGGCAGTTACAGCGCGGACGAATTGCAAGAACTCGCTGCCGTTGCCCGTCGTTTTGGCGTCATCCTGTTGTCTGATGAGATCTACGGGCAGCTGCACCATCGGGGCGAGCACGTTTCGGTCGCCCGCTTTTACCCAGAGGGGACAATTGTGAGTTCGGGCTTGTCAAAGTGGTGCGGGGCTGGCGGGTGGCGACTCGGCACCTTCACCTTTCCGCCCGACCTGGCCTGGCTCATGGAGGCTATGGCCGCGGTGGCCAGCGAGACCTACACCTCGGTCAGTACGCCGATTCAGTTTGCTGCGGTACGGGCGTTTAAGGACGGCCTGGCCATTGAGCGCTACCTGTGGCACGTGCGGCGGATTCTGGCCGGACTGGGACAGCGCTGCGCGGAGAGCCTGCGTCAGGCTGGAGCGCGGGTACAGCCACCGGTTGGGGCGTTTTACCTATTCCCGGATTTCTCGCCCTTTGGCGAGCGCCTAGCCGAACGTGGCATCCAGGACAGTAACAGCCTATGTGAGCGTCTGCTCGAAGAGACCGGGGTGGCGGTTCTGCCCGGCGTCGCTTTCCAGCGGCCGGCCGAAGAGCTGACGGCTCGACTGGCGTATGTGAACTTTGACGGGGCCAAAGCCCTGTCGGCCAGCGAGACGATTCCGCTCGACCAGCCCTTGTCCGACGATTTCTTCAACCGCTGGTGTGGCGATGTCCTTGAGGCCACCCAGCGCATCGTCGAGTGGGCAGCAACGCCGGCCCGGCACATGGTTGCAGCCTGA
- a CDS encoding acyl-CoA dehydrogenase family protein, whose product MAWDFETEPEFQKELDWIATFVREEVEPLDHVLGNPYDIQNPRHRKIVPTLQAEVRRHGLWACHLGPELGGPGYGQLKLALMNEILGRARFAPIVFGCQAPDTGNSEILAHYGTPQLKEQFLTPLLNNEIVSCFSMTEPHAGADPKMFKCRAERDGDQWVINGEKWFSSNARWASFLIVMAVTDPDAAPYQRMSMFVVPTDTPGINIIRNVGIGDEREDEGDHAYIRYEDVRLPADHILGGPGQGFEVAQTRLGGGRIHHAMRTIGQVKKSFDLMCERVLSRETQGEILAAKQMVQEKIADSWIEIEQFRLLVLRTAWRIDKYKDYRKVRKDIAAVKAQMPKVFHDVACRALYLHGSLGVSNEMPFSKQITESFVMGLADGPTEVHKITVARQVLRDYEGTRGLFPTGHLPALREQAIQKYGELLELEVGNL is encoded by the coding sequence ATGGCTTGGGACTTTGAAACAGAGCCGGAATTTCAAAAAGAACTCGACTGGATAGCAACCTTTGTCAGGGAAGAAGTCGAGCCCCTGGACCACGTCCTGGGCAACCCGTATGACATTCAAAATCCGCGTCACCGAAAAATCGTGCCCACGCTCCAGGCCGAGGTCAGACGCCACGGCCTGTGGGCCTGCCATCTGGGCCCGGAATTGGGCGGCCCCGGCTACGGCCAACTCAAGCTGGCGCTGATGAACGAAATCCTGGGCCGCGCCCGCTTCGCGCCGATCGTGTTCGGCTGTCAGGCACCCGACACCGGCAACAGCGAAATTCTGGCCCACTACGGCACCCCGCAGCTCAAGGAACAGTTTCTGACCCCGCTGCTCAACAACGAGATCGTGTCGTGCTTTTCCATGACCGAGCCGCACGCCGGAGCCGACCCCAAAATGTTCAAGTGTCGCGCCGAGCGCGACGGTGACCAGTGGGTCATTAACGGCGAAAAGTGGTTTTCGTCCAACGCGCGCTGGGCGAGCTTTCTGATCGTGATGGCGGTGACCGACCCGGACGCCGCGCCCTACCAGCGTATGTCGATGTTCGTCGTGCCTACAGACACACCGGGTATCAATATCATCCGCAACGTCGGTATCGGCGACGAACGCGAGGACGAGGGCGACCACGCCTATATCCGCTATGAAGATGTCCGCCTCCCGGCCGACCACATCCTCGGCGGCCCCGGCCAAGGCTTTGAGGTGGCCCAAACCCGGCTCGGCGGCGGGCGCATCCATCACGCCATGCGCACCATCGGCCAGGTCAAGAAGTCCTTTGACCTGATGTGCGAGCGGGTCCTGTCGCGCGAGACCCAGGGTGAAATCCTGGCCGCCAAGCAGATGGTTCAGGAAAAAATCGCCGACTCATGGATCGAGATCGAGCAGTTCCGGCTGCTGGTCCTGCGCACCGCCTGGCGGATAGACAAGTACAAGGACTACCGCAAGGTGCGCAAAGACATCGCCGCGGTCAAGGCTCAGATGCCCAAGGTCTTCCACGACGTGGCCTGCCGCGCCCTGTACCTCCACGGCTCGCTGGGCGTGTCCAACGAAATGCCGTTCTCCAAACAGATCACCGAGTCCTTTGTCATGGGCCTGGCCGACGGGCCGACCGAGGTACACAAGATCACCGTCGCCCGCCAAGTCCTGCGCGATTACGAGGGTACCAGGGGCCTGTTTCCGACCGGCCATCTGCCGGCCCTGCGCGAGCAGGCGATTCAGAAGTACGGCGAGCTGCTGGAGCTGGAAGTCGGGAATTTGTGA
- a CDS encoding 3-hydroxyacyl-CoA dehydrogenase family protein, protein MDADAIRCIAVVGAGLMGHGIAQEFALAGYQVWLHSRTQKSLDTALDNITANLDRLIRFGVVSPPQAAVVPKRIRTSLHLKTAVSQADVVIESVYEDADLKRRIFQELDAVCPDRTILASNTSTLMLSQFATATRRPDKLVISHYANPPYLIPIVELVRGATTSDQTVETMRALLTRVGKRPVVVQKEVPGFILNRLQGALLREALWLVQEGIASPQDIDTALKNSIGRRWAVAGIFEVFELAGWDLLAAAMAGVYPHLSNASELPPVLTEQVQRGELGVKTGQGFYAWTPESAEALRHRIAHALVEIESWSDDT, encoded by the coding sequence ATGGACGCTGACGCTATCCGGTGTATCGCTGTCGTGGGCGCGGGGCTGATGGGCCACGGCATTGCCCAGGAGTTTGCCCTTGCCGGCTATCAGGTCTGGCTGCACTCCCGCACCCAAAAGAGTCTGGACACCGCGCTCGACAATATTACGGCCAACCTCGACCGCCTCATTCGGTTCGGCGTGGTGTCGCCGCCCCAGGCTGCGGTCGTGCCAAAACGGATTCGTACCAGTCTCCATCTCAAAACCGCAGTCAGCCAGGCCGACGTGGTCATTGAATCGGTATATGAAGACGCAGACCTCAAGCGGCGCATCTTTCAGGAGTTGGACGCCGTGTGTCCAGACCGCACAATTCTGGCCAGCAACACCTCGACCCTGATGTTGAGCCAGTTTGCGACCGCAACCCGGCGCCCGGATAAGCTGGTCATCTCCCACTACGCCAACCCGCCCTATCTCATTCCGATTGTCGAGCTGGTCCGGGGTGCAACCACCTCGGACCAGACGGTCGAGACCATGCGAGCGCTGCTGACCCGGGTCGGTAAGCGTCCGGTCGTGGTTCAAAAAGAAGTGCCTGGATTTATTCTCAACCGACTCCAGGGGGCGCTGCTGCGCGAGGCGCTGTGGCTGGTCCAGGAAGGGATTGCCAGCCCCCAGGACATTGATACAGCCCTCAAAAACAGCATCGGCCGGCGTTGGGCGGTGGCCGGCATCTTCGAGGTGTTTGAGCTGGCCGGCTGGGATTTGCTGGCTGCGGCCATGGCCGGCGTGTATCCGCACCTGTCGAACGCCTCGGAGCTGCCGCCGGTCTTGACCGAGCAGGTGCAGCGTGGCGAGCTGGGGGTGAAAACGGGCCAGGGGTTTTACGCCTGGACGCCGGAGTCGGCCGAAGCCCTGCGGCACCGCATTGCCCATGCCCTGGTGGAGATTGAGTCCTGGTCAGACGATACCTAG